Proteins found in one Zea mays cultivar B73 chromosome 1, Zm-B73-REFERENCE-NAM-5.0, whole genome shotgun sequence genomic segment:
- the LOC100279211 gene encoding uncharacterized protein isoform X6 codes for MTVPATEASSAPQGQQAGAPASWEPNGVQVDGVTVDPPLPGRGAMVMLTEEEKASLCLLGLKQSSSTAELDTICGIEGPAAEQIKDEAGGDHVMHDALVGVTETEYQLDSDLRDVRGLLSTGLLEGFRVTYMKDEVEEVGRINGQGYSCGCSKCNYNSNIMNACEFEEHYGQSFDNQIDHIFLDTGISLFRVVEALKPCKLNMLGDFIEEKIGFPPNLDEYNKWKASFQKRKDYLDAVASDGCLTQSSQGLAAGEMIYSLRDYLKDSVSNSISNLNWSASKRRSGRRFRQGDTGTSTPTFSGSPGKGGFGHSTDTSEKKGTEETHRLSLSSPVKITQRPLRNCSIDSKSKESKTRDTTLHPLIFKEDGLADNTLLTYKLKNGEALKQGYKRGTCIICNCCNQEFSPSHFEEHAGMGRRRQPYHNIYTLEGLSLHKLALQLQDHLNPNGFDNASVSSVSDYHNLTSSGCGREPSTTSGPIVPLKRTLQERVVETESCYFCGYGHTTIGNINPDTIIFCNQCERPCHIKCYNNRVVKKKVPLEILKEYMCFHFLCCQECQSLRARLEEGLEKCVGITFLRRIRSNICWRLLSGMDASRDVKLYMPQVIDIFKDAFMDSTDEHSDIISDMVNGKNGDQEKDFRGMYCALLTASTHVVSAAILKVRIEQIAELVLIATRSECRKKGYFILLLKSIEANLRAWNVSLLTAPVDPEMAQIWSEKLGFTILSAEEKESMLESHPLVMFKNLVLVQKSLA; via the exons CAGCTTGTGTCTGCTTGGTTTGAA GCAAAGCAGTTCCACGGCTGAGTTGGACACTATATGCGGCATTGAAGGGCCTGCTGCGGAACAGATCAAAGATGAAGCAGGTGGTGACCATGTGATGCACGATGCTCTAGTGGGAGTGACAGAAACAGAGTATCAGCTAGACAGTGACCTTAGAGATGTTAGAGGACTGCTGTCCACTGGACTTCTTGAAGGTTTCAGGGTGACCTACATGAAGGATGAG GTGGAGGAGGTTGGACGGATAAATGGACAGGGTTATTCTTGTGGCTGCTCAAAGTGTAATTACAATAGTAAT ATTATGAATGCGTGCGAGTTTGAGGAGCATTATGGTCAGTCATTTGACAACCAGATTGATCACATCTTCTTGGATACCGGGATTTCTCTATTCAGGGTGGTGGAAGCACTGAAACCTtgtaagcttaacatgcttgggGATTTCATTGAAGAGAAGATTGGTTTCCCTCCTAATTTGGATGAGTATAACAAGTGGAAAG CTTCATTTCAGAAGAGAAAAGATTATTTAGATGCTGTGGCTTCAGATGGTTGTTTGACTCAGAG TTCACAGGGGTTGGCTGCAGGGGAGATGATTTACAGTTTGAGAGATTACTTGAAAGATTCTGTCAGCAATAGCATCTCAAACCTTAACTGGAGTGCATCTAAAAGGCGGTCTGGGAGACGGTTTAGACAAGGAGACACTGGGACTTCAACTCCAACCTTTAGCGGAAGCCCAGGCAAAGGGGGTTTTGGCCACTCTACTGACACCTCAGAGAAGAAAGGCACTGAAGAAACTCACA GGCTTTCTTTATCAAGTCCAGTAAAAATCACGCAAAGGCCACTCCGAAACTGCAGCATAGACTCAAAGTCAAAAGAATCAAAAACAAG GGATACCACTTTGCATCCACTGATTTTCAAGGAGGATGGCCTTGCAGATAATACTTTGTTGACTTACAAGTTAAAGAATGGAGAG GCTCTAAAGCAAGGGTATAAACGGGGAACATGCATCATCTGTAACTGTTGCAATCAAGAG TTTTCTCCTTCCCACTTTGAAGAACATGCTGGCATGGGGAGAAGACGGCAACC GTATCACAACATTTATACATTAGAAGGATTATCACTTCATAAGCTAGCTCTGCAACTGCAAGATCATTTGAATCCAAATGGATTCGACAATGCTAGTGTTTCCAGCGTCAGTGACTACCATAACCTTACTTCTTCAG GTTGTGGCAGAGAACCTTCTACTACCAGTGGACCTATTGTTCCTCTGAAACGGACTTTACAAGAAAGAGTGGTAGAAACAGAGAGTTGCTATTTCTGTGG GTATGGCCACACAACGATTGGAAATATCAATCCAGACACGATTATTTTCTGTAACCAG TGCGAGAGACCATGCCACATCAAATGTTACAACAATAGAGTTGTAAAAAAGAAG GTGCCTCTGGAAATTTTGAAAGAATACATGTGTTTTCACTTCTTGTGCTGCCAAGAATGTCAATCACTCCGTGCCCGTCTAGAAGAAGGACTGGAAAAGTGTGTAGGGATTACCTTCCTTAGACGGATAAGATCTAATATTTGTTGGCGACTTTTAAGTGGAATGGATGCAAGTAGGGATGTCAAACTCTACATGCCTCAGGTCATTGATATCTTCAAA GATGCATTTATGGATTCTACTGATGAGCACAGTGACATCATCTCAGACATGGTTAATGG CAAAAATGGAGACCAAGAGAAGGATTTTCGAGGAATGTATTGTGCACTGTTAACTGCAAG CACACATGTTGTCTCTGCTGCGATTCTGAAAGTGCGCATCGAACAAATCGCAGAACTTGTCCTCATTGCTACTCGTAGCGAGTGCAGAAAAAAG GGTTACTTCATACTTCTCCTAAAGTCGATCGAGGCAAATTTGAGAGCCTGGAATGTAAGCCTTCTTACTGCGCCTGTTGACCCTGAAATGGCACAAATCTGGTCAGAGAAGCTCGGGTTCACCATTTTATCAGCTGAAGAG AAGGAGTCAATGCTGGAGTCGCACCCCTTGGTGATGTTCAAGAACCTAGTCTTGGTGCAGAAATCACTTGCTTGA
- the LOC100279211 gene encoding uncharacterized protein isoform X7, translating into MHDALVGVTETEYQLDSDLRDVRGLLSTGLLEGFRVTYMKDEVEEVGRINGQGYSCGCSKCNYNSNIMNACEFEEHYGQSFDNQIDHIFLDTGISLFRVVEALKPCKLNMLGDFIEEKIGFPPNLDEYNKWKASFQKRKDYLDAVASDGCLTQSSQGLAAGEMIYSLRDYLKDSVSNSISNLNWSASKRRSGRRFRQGDTGTSTPTFSGSPGKGGFGHSTDTSEKKGTEETHSENTGDPLSIDGVKSDSPLPTAVTTNHSKHDSTNLGLSLSSPVKITQRPLRNCSIDSKSKESKTRDTTLHPLIFKEDGLADNTLLTYKLKNGEALKQGYKRGTCIICNCCNQEFSPSHFEEHAGMGRRRQPYHNIYTLEGLSLHKLALQLQDHLNPNGFDNASVSSVSDYHNLTSSGCGREPSTTSGPIVPLKRTLQERVVETESCYFCGYGHTTIGNINPDTIIFCNQCERPCHIKCYNNRVVKKKVPLEILKEYMCFHFLCCQECQSLRARLEEGLEKCVGITFLRRIRSNICWRLLSGMDASRDVKLYMPQVIDIFKDAFMDSTDEHSDIISDMVNGKNGDQEKDFRGMYCALLTASTHVVSAAILKVRIEQIAELVLIATRSECRKKGYFILLLKSIEANLRAWNVSLLTAPVDPEMAQIWSEKLGFTILSAEEKESMLESHPLVMFKNLVLVQKSLA; encoded by the exons ATGCACGATGCTCTAGTGGGAGTGACAGAAACAGAGTATCAGCTAGACAGTGACCTTAGAGATGTTAGAGGACTGCTGTCCACTGGACTTCTTGAAGGTTTCAGGGTGACCTACATGAAGGATGAG GTGGAGGAGGTTGGACGGATAAATGGACAGGGTTATTCTTGTGGCTGCTCAAAGTGTAATTACAATAGTAAT ATTATGAATGCGTGCGAGTTTGAGGAGCATTATGGTCAGTCATTTGACAACCAGATTGATCACATCTTCTTGGATACCGGGATTTCTCTATTCAGGGTGGTGGAAGCACTGAAACCTtgtaagcttaacatgcttgggGATTTCATTGAAGAGAAGATTGGTTTCCCTCCTAATTTGGATGAGTATAACAAGTGGAAAG CTTCATTTCAGAAGAGAAAAGATTATTTAGATGCTGTGGCTTCAGATGGTTGTTTGACTCAGAG TTCACAGGGGTTGGCTGCAGGGGAGATGATTTACAGTTTGAGAGATTACTTGAAAGATTCTGTCAGCAATAGCATCTCAAACCTTAACTGGAGTGCATCTAAAAGGCGGTCTGGGAGACGGTTTAGACAAGGAGACACTGGGACTTCAACTCCAACCTTTAGCGGAAGCCCAGGCAAAGGGGGTTTTGGCCACTCTACTGACACCTCAGAGAAGAAAGGCACTGAAGAAACTCACAGTGAGAACACAGGAGACCCTCTCAGCATCGATGGTGTTAAGTCTGATTCTCCATTACCTACTGCAGTAACCACTAACCACTCTAAACACGATTCAACAAATTTAGGGCTTTCTTTATCAAGTCCAGTAAAAATCACGCAAAGGCCACTCCGAAACTGCAGCATAGACTCAAAGTCAAAAGAATCAAAAACAAG GGATACCACTTTGCATCCACTGATTTTCAAGGAGGATGGCCTTGCAGATAATACTTTGTTGACTTACAAGTTAAAGAATGGAGAG GCTCTAAAGCAAGGGTATAAACGGGGAACATGCATCATCTGTAACTGTTGCAATCAAGAG TTTTCTCCTTCCCACTTTGAAGAACATGCTGGCATGGGGAGAAGACGGCAACC GTATCACAACATTTATACATTAGAAGGATTATCACTTCATAAGCTAGCTCTGCAACTGCAAGATCATTTGAATCCAAATGGATTCGACAATGCTAGTGTTTCCAGCGTCAGTGACTACCATAACCTTACTTCTTCAG GTTGTGGCAGAGAACCTTCTACTACCAGTGGACCTATTGTTCCTCTGAAACGGACTTTACAAGAAAGAGTGGTAGAAACAGAGAGTTGCTATTTCTGTGG GTATGGCCACACAACGATTGGAAATATCAATCCAGACACGATTATTTTCTGTAACCAG TGCGAGAGACCATGCCACATCAAATGTTACAACAATAGAGTTGTAAAAAAGAAG GTGCCTCTGGAAATTTTGAAAGAATACATGTGTTTTCACTTCTTGTGCTGCCAAGAATGTCAATCACTCCGTGCCCGTCTAGAAGAAGGACTGGAAAAGTGTGTAGGGATTACCTTCCTTAGACGGATAAGATCTAATATTTGTTGGCGACTTTTAAGTGGAATGGATGCAAGTAGGGATGTCAAACTCTACATGCCTCAGGTCATTGATATCTTCAAA GATGCATTTATGGATTCTACTGATGAGCACAGTGACATCATCTCAGACATGGTTAATGG CAAAAATGGAGACCAAGAGAAGGATTTTCGAGGAATGTATTGTGCACTGTTAACTGCAAG CACACATGTTGTCTCTGCTGCGATTCTGAAAGTGCGCATCGAACAAATCGCAGAACTTGTCCTCATTGCTACTCGTAGCGAGTGCAGAAAAAAG GGTTACTTCATACTTCTCCTAAAGTCGATCGAGGCAAATTTGAGAGCCTGGAATGTAAGCCTTCTTACTGCGCCTGTTGACCCTGAAATGGCACAAATCTGGTCAGAGAAGCTCGGGTTCACCATTTTATCAGCTGAAGAG AAGGAGTCAATGCTGGAGTCGCACCCCTTGGTGATGTTCAAGAACCTAGTCTTGGTGCAGAAATCACTTGCTTGA
- the LOC100283990 gene encoding RNA binding protein has translation MAASAAAPALLRRLFCSSIPASSSVLRATFCSSAGFGSSSPSSIFGDATEVANVPPLTTPNLFVSGLSRLTTDEKLQGAFAPFGRLLEAKVVTDRVSGRSKGFGFVRYATIEEAERARQEMNAKFLDGWVIFVDPAKPRQPKPAPQQDTGSSHAGFTTNKTVGWCG, from the exons ATggccgcctccgccgccgccccGGCGCTGCTTCGACGCCTCTTCTGCAGCTCTATTCCAGCCTCCTCCTCCGTACTGCGCGCTACCTTTTGCTCCTCCGCCGGCTTCGGCTCGTCTTCTCCGTCCTCCATATTCGGCGACGCCACCGAGGTCGCCAACGTGCCACCGCTCACCACGCCCAACCTCTTCGTCAGTG GCCTTTCAAGGTTAACGACAGATGAGAAGCTCCAGGGTGCATTTGCTCCTTTCGGGAGGCTCCTTGAAG CAAAAGTGGTGACGGATAGAGTTTCTGGGAGGTCAAAGGGTTTCGGTTTCGTGAGATATGCCACCATAGAAGAGGCCGAGAGAGCGCGGCAGGAGATGAACGCCAAGTTCCTGGATGGATGGGTCATCTTCGTTGACCCTGCCAAGCCAAGGCAGCCAAAGCCCGCTCCTCAGCAGGACACTGGTTCATCGCATGCTGGCTTCACGACGAACAAGACTGTAGGATGGTGCGGCTAG
- the LOC100279211 gene encoding uncharacterized protein isoform X5, giving the protein MTVPATEASSAPQGQQAGAPASWEPNGVQVDGVTVDPPLPGRGAMVMLTEEEKASLCLLGLKQSSSTAELDTICGIEGPAAEQIKDEAGGDHVMHDALVGVTETEYQLDSDLRDVRGLLSTGLLEGFRVTYMKDEVEEVGRINGQGYSCGCSKCNYNSNIMNACEFEEHYGQSFDNQIDHIFLDTGISLFRVVEALKPCKLNMLGDFIEEKIGFPPNLDEYNKWKASFQKRKDYLDAVASDGCLTQSSQGLAAGEMIYSLRDYLKDSVSNSISNLNWSASKRRSGRRFRQGDTGTSTPTFSGSPGKGGFGHSTDTSEKKGTEETHSENTGDPLSIDGVKSDSPLPTAVTTNHSKHDSTNLGLSLSSPVKITQRPLRNCSIDSKSKESKTRDTTLHPLIFKEDGLADNTLLTYKLKNGEALKQGYKRGTCIICNCCNQEFSPSHFEEHAGMGRRRQPYHNIYTLEGLSLHKLALQLQDHLNPNGFDNASVSSVSDYHNLTSSGCGREPSTTSGPIVPLKRTLQERVVETESCYFCGYGHTTIGNINPDTIIFCNQCERPCHIKCYNNRVVKKKVPLEILKEYMCFHFLCCQECQSLRARLEEGLEKCVGITFLRRIRSNICWRLLSGMDASRDVKLYMPQVIDIFKDAFMDSTDEHSDIISDMVNGKNGDQEKDFRGMYCALLTASTHVVSAAILKVRIEQIAELVLIATRSECRKKGYFILLLKSIEANLRAWNVSLLTAPVDPEMAQIWSEKLGFTILSAEEKESMLESHPLVMFKNLVLVQKSLA; this is encoded by the exons CAGCTTGTGTCTGCTTGGTTTGAA GCAAAGCAGTTCCACGGCTGAGTTGGACACTATATGCGGCATTGAAGGGCCTGCTGCGGAACAGATCAAAGATGAAGCAGGTGGTGACCATGTGATGCACGATGCTCTAGTGGGAGTGACAGAAACAGAGTATCAGCTAGACAGTGACCTTAGAGATGTTAGAGGACTGCTGTCCACTGGACTTCTTGAAGGTTTCAGGGTGACCTACATGAAGGATGAG GTGGAGGAGGTTGGACGGATAAATGGACAGGGTTATTCTTGTGGCTGCTCAAAGTGTAATTACAATAGTAAT ATTATGAATGCGTGCGAGTTTGAGGAGCATTATGGTCAGTCATTTGACAACCAGATTGATCACATCTTCTTGGATACCGGGATTTCTCTATTCAGGGTGGTGGAAGCACTGAAACCTtgtaagcttaacatgcttgggGATTTCATTGAAGAGAAGATTGGTTTCCCTCCTAATTTGGATGAGTATAACAAGTGGAAAG CTTCATTTCAGAAGAGAAAAGATTATTTAGATGCTGTGGCTTCAGATGGTTGTTTGACTCAGAG TTCACAGGGGTTGGCTGCAGGGGAGATGATTTACAGTTTGAGAGATTACTTGAAAGATTCTGTCAGCAATAGCATCTCAAACCTTAACTGGAGTGCATCTAAAAGGCGGTCTGGGAGACGGTTTAGACAAGGAGACACTGGGACTTCAACTCCAACCTTTAGCGGAAGCCCAGGCAAAGGGGGTTTTGGCCACTCTACTGACACCTCAGAGAAGAAAGGCACTGAAGAAACTCACAGTGAGAACACAGGAGACCCTCTCAGCATCGATGGTGTTAAGTCTGATTCTCCATTACCTACTGCAGTAACCACTAACCACTCTAAACACGATTCAACAAATTTAGGGCTTTCTTTATCAAGTCCAGTAAAAATCACGCAAAGGCCACTCCGAAACTGCAGCATAGACTCAAAGTCAAAAGAATCAAAAACAAG GGATACCACTTTGCATCCACTGATTTTCAAGGAGGATGGCCTTGCAGATAATACTTTGTTGACTTACAAGTTAAAGAATGGAGAG GCTCTAAAGCAAGGGTATAAACGGGGAACATGCATCATCTGTAACTGTTGCAATCAAGAG TTTTCTCCTTCCCACTTTGAAGAACATGCTGGCATGGGGAGAAGACGGCAACC GTATCACAACATTTATACATTAGAAGGATTATCACTTCATAAGCTAGCTCTGCAACTGCAAGATCATTTGAATCCAAATGGATTCGACAATGCTAGTGTTTCCAGCGTCAGTGACTACCATAACCTTACTTCTTCAG GTTGTGGCAGAGAACCTTCTACTACCAGTGGACCTATTGTTCCTCTGAAACGGACTTTACAAGAAAGAGTGGTAGAAACAGAGAGTTGCTATTTCTGTGG GTATGGCCACACAACGATTGGAAATATCAATCCAGACACGATTATTTTCTGTAACCAG TGCGAGAGACCATGCCACATCAAATGTTACAACAATAGAGTTGTAAAAAAGAAG GTGCCTCTGGAAATTTTGAAAGAATACATGTGTTTTCACTTCTTGTGCTGCCAAGAATGTCAATCACTCCGTGCCCGTCTAGAAGAAGGACTGGAAAAGTGTGTAGGGATTACCTTCCTTAGACGGATAAGATCTAATATTTGTTGGCGACTTTTAAGTGGAATGGATGCAAGTAGGGATGTCAAACTCTACATGCCTCAGGTCATTGATATCTTCAAA GATGCATTTATGGATTCTACTGATGAGCACAGTGACATCATCTCAGACATGGTTAATGG CAAAAATGGAGACCAAGAGAAGGATTTTCGAGGAATGTATTGTGCACTGTTAACTGCAAG CACACATGTTGTCTCTGCTGCGATTCTGAAAGTGCGCATCGAACAAATCGCAGAACTTGTCCTCATTGCTACTCGTAGCGAGTGCAGAAAAAAG GGTTACTTCATACTTCTCCTAAAGTCGATCGAGGCAAATTTGAGAGCCTGGAATGTAAGCCTTCTTACTGCGCCTGTTGACCCTGAAATGGCACAAATCTGGTCAGAGAAGCTCGGGTTCACCATTTTATCAGCTGAAGAG AAGGAGTCAATGCTGGAGTCGCACCCCTTGGTGATGTTCAAGAACCTAGTCTTGGTGCAGAAATCACTTGCTTGA